Proteins from a genomic interval of Arthrobacter sp. CAN_C5:
- a CDS encoding uracil-xanthine permease family protein: protein MSRFGTSWTLHGDGKNVLPGQFVAPDERLSWPRTVGIGAQHVVAMFGATFLVPLITGFPPATTLLFSGLGTILFLIITAGKVPSYLGSSFAFIAPIAAAQSQHGPAGALGGIIMAGAVLAIIGAVVHRAGSRWIQIVMPPIVTGAIVALIGLNLAPTAKASFEQAPLTALVTVVVILLVTVLFKGILGRLSILVGVLAGYVVAMLRGEVDFAAIGDAAWIGLPPFQTPEFHLSVVGLFIPVVLVLVAENIGHVKSVAAMTGRDLDPVTGRALMADGLATMLAGSGGGSGTTTYAENIGVMAASRVYSTAAYWVAGIVAILLSLFPKFGALIATVPAGVIGGAGVVLYGMIGILGVRIWVQNQVNFSNPINLSTAGVALVVGIANFTWTIGELTFEGIALGTAATLVIYHVMNALARWRGSEHVTGPTDVDASDQGSRPSKLG from the coding sequence ATGAGCAGGTTCGGCACGTCGTGGACGCTTCACGGTGACGGAAAGAACGTCCTTCCCGGGCAGTTTGTTGCCCCCGATGAACGGCTCAGTTGGCCGCGGACGGTGGGAATCGGCGCCCAGCACGTCGTCGCCATGTTCGGTGCCACCTTCCTGGTTCCCCTGATCACCGGGTTCCCGCCCGCCACCACCCTGCTGTTCTCGGGGCTGGGCACCATCTTGTTCCTGATCATCACGGCAGGCAAGGTGCCCAGCTATCTGGGATCGAGCTTCGCGTTCATCGCCCCGATCGCCGCAGCCCAGAGCCAGCACGGACCGGCGGGGGCGCTCGGTGGCATCATCATGGCCGGAGCCGTCCTGGCGATTATCGGCGCTGTCGTCCATCGGGCGGGCTCCCGCTGGATCCAGATCGTGATGCCGCCCATCGTCACCGGGGCCATCGTCGCCCTGATCGGGTTGAACCTTGCCCCCACCGCGAAGGCCAGTTTTGAGCAGGCTCCACTGACCGCGCTCGTCACCGTGGTGGTGATCCTCCTGGTGACCGTGCTCTTCAAGGGCATTCTCGGGCGGCTGTCCATCCTGGTGGGTGTCCTCGCCGGGTATGTGGTCGCGATGCTCCGCGGGGAAGTGGACTTCGCGGCTATTGGTGATGCCGCGTGGATAGGGCTTCCACCGTTCCAGACCCCCGAATTCCATCTGTCAGTCGTCGGGCTGTTCATCCCGGTGGTCCTGGTCCTGGTCGCCGAGAACATTGGTCATGTGAAGTCGGTGGCTGCCATGACCGGGCGTGACCTGGACCCCGTCACCGGGCGTGCCCTGATGGCTGACGGCCTGGCCACCATGCTCGCCGGGTCCGGTGGTGGGTCCGGCACCACCACCTACGCGGAGAACATCGGTGTAATGGCCGCGTCGCGTGTGTACTCGACTGCCGCCTACTGGGTGGCAGGGATCGTCGCGATCCTCCTCAGCCTGTTCCCCAAGTTCGGCGCGCTGATCGCTACTGTCCCAGCGGGCGTCATCGGCGGCGCCGGGGTGGTGCTCTACGGCATGATCGGTATCCTCGGCGTCCGGATCTGGGTGCAGAACCAGGTCAACTTCTCCAACCCCATCAACCTGTCGACGGCGGGGGTGGCGTTGGTGGTGGGTATCGCCAACTTCACCTGGACCATCGGCGAACTCACCTTCGAAGGCATCGCCCTGGGTACCGCGGCAACCCTGGTGATTTACCACGTCATGAACGCACTTGCCCGGTGGCGGGGAAGCGAACATGTCACCGGCCCGACCGACGTCGACGCCTCCGACCAGGGATCCCGCCCCTCCAAACTGGGCTGA
- a CDS encoding AAA family ATPase, with protein sequence MTFALHCVFLNGTVGVGKTSTADALAHLLTAKDLPHAVIDLDWLRFAWPAPTDDPFNRRIELANLSAVIPNFRSAGARLLVLAGVIEGTLQRAEYERVLGHPLLVVRLEATSATVQDRLRGRHDPGDPSLGWHLDRATELQAILTHVDVDDAVISTEEKDPHGVASAVLGLIDEKWCTSHIRPAAGAEVNQALT encoded by the coding sequence GTGACCTTCGCTCTGCATTGCGTCTTCCTCAACGGCACCGTCGGCGTGGGAAAAACATCGACCGCGGATGCCCTGGCGCACCTATTGACGGCCAAGGACCTACCGCACGCCGTGATTGACCTTGACTGGCTGAGGTTTGCGTGGCCCGCACCCACCGATGATCCCTTCAACCGGCGGATCGAACTGGCGAACCTGTCGGCTGTCATCCCCAATTTCCGCTCTGCAGGTGCGCGCCTCCTGGTGCTAGCCGGCGTCATTGAAGGGACCCTCCAGCGCGCGGAGTATGAGCGGGTGCTTGGTCATCCACTACTGGTCGTGCGGCTGGAGGCTACTTCAGCGACAGTGCAGGACAGGTTGCGGGGCCGCCACGATCCCGGCGATCCTTCGCTGGGTTGGCACCTGGACCGTGCCACCGAGTTACAGGCAATCCTCACCCACGTCGATGTCGATGACGCGGTGATCTCCACCGAGGAGAAAGACCCACATGGTGTTGCCTCAGCGGTTCTTGGGTTGATTGATGAAAAGTGGTGCACGTCACACATCCGCCCGGCTGCTGGCGCCGAAGTGAATCAGGCACTTACTTAA
- a CDS encoding STAS/SEC14 domain-containing protein — protein MNNHRINDGGRHSTADETQRLALREDGILHVQWRPDTVVTVDQARATLDASGLNQGPRRILMSMTSVAFTSAARRAICDDEDITAIALVGDGPVDRVVAAFADSQAHPGQFFTSEDDAINWLGTFA, from the coding sequence ATGAACAACCACCGCATCAACGACGGCGGACGACACTCCACCGCTGACGAAACCCAGCGCCTCGCGCTCAGGGAAGACGGGATCCTGCATGTCCAGTGGCGGCCTGACACCGTCGTCACGGTGGACCAGGCCCGCGCCACACTGGACGCGTCGGGCCTCAATCAGGGGCCACGCCGAATCCTGATGAGCATGACATCGGTCGCCTTCACGAGCGCAGCCCGGCGTGCCATCTGCGACGATGAAGACATCACCGCCATCGCTCTTGTGGGCGACGGGCCCGTGGACCGGGTCGTCGCTGCATTTGCCGACAGCCAAGCGCATCCCGGGCAGTTCTTCACCTCCGAGGACGACGCAATCAACTGGCTCGGAACCTTCGCCTGA
- a CDS encoding phosphotransferase, translating to MDPQQVWASPAWHQEIQLWITQVLQNCDLAQTGPLEQVRIRFWSTQVTVPTDHGQLWFKENNPGQFAEAAIVARLAELAPDHVAAPLAIEPAKGWMLTPDHGKTLASLKSADYRLWILVVTGFADFQLQLVPHGLPLAAAGLVSMDPAIAGNFASNQLLLHTGLPPDHPLHLSAQATDGIYASIPALEEAARSVAALGVPLSLQHNDLHADNAFIPGATTAPLRFFDFGDSYWAHPFSSLYVPLTVMQEQWQTTSDDPRIQAVITAYLERWTDYAPLAELRLAVEPALKLARLHRYGSWLRLLIHADDASMSQYGPHALKYLRTLTDPVLG from the coding sequence ATGGACCCGCAGCAGGTCTGGGCATCCCCGGCGTGGCACCAGGAGATCCAACTGTGGATTACGCAGGTTCTGCAGAACTGCGACCTGGCACAGACCGGCCCGCTGGAGCAGGTGCGGATCCGGTTCTGGTCCACCCAGGTCACCGTGCCGACCGACCACGGACAGCTGTGGTTCAAGGAAAACAACCCGGGCCAATTCGCTGAGGCGGCCATTGTGGCACGCCTGGCGGAACTGGCGCCCGACCATGTGGCTGCCCCCCTCGCCATCGAGCCCGCCAAGGGCTGGATGCTGACGCCCGACCATGGGAAGACGCTCGCCTCCCTCAAATCGGCTGACTACCGGTTGTGGATCCTGGTGGTCACCGGCTTTGCCGACTTCCAGCTACAACTCGTCCCCCATGGATTGCCGCTGGCTGCGGCCGGCCTGGTCAGCATGGATCCTGCGATCGCAGGGAACTTCGCGAGCAACCAGCTCCTCCTTCACACCGGCTTACCGCCCGACCACCCCCTGCATCTGTCCGCCCAGGCCACCGACGGCATCTACGCCAGCATTCCCGCCCTTGAGGAAGCGGCCAGAAGCGTTGCGGCCCTGGGCGTCCCCCTGAGCCTCCAACACAATGACCTGCACGCCGACAACGCCTTCATACCGGGCGCGACGACGGCCCCGCTGCGATTCTTCGACTTCGGTGACTCCTACTGGGCACACCCCTTCAGTTCGCTGTACGTGCCACTGACCGTCATGCAGGAACAGTGGCAGACCACCTCTGACGACCCGCGTATCCAGGCGGTGATCACCGCCTACCTCGAACGCTGGACCGACTACGCGCCCCTCGCCGAACTCCGACTGGCGGTCGAACCTGCGCTCAAGCTGGCGCGGCTTCACCGGTACGGTTCCTGGCTGCGACTGCTAATCCACGCGGACGACGCATCGATGAGCCAGTACGGTCCGCACGCACTGAAGTACCTGAGAACACTGACCGATCCGGTGCTGGGGTGA
- a CDS encoding DNA-3-methyladenine glycosylase, translated as MTAHLFLAANGLIEAGPMVSLLANHFIPGCEIPGRQGMSHTRLLRSSSGHHAARLTIGSRGVDVHTSAPEEDHPGLTATIRRWLDLDADLEAVARAFEPDPLLGPLSSRRPWLRAVGYPEPFEAAIMTVLGQQVSVSAAGTFAGRLAAAYGTPGPSGLTIFPTPDVLAAAPAEELRSAVGVTRTRGATVQHVARAFRDGLTLAGDHTDVRAALLAIPGIGQWSADYLAVRVLGDRDAFTAGDLVLRRAMGNPSIREAEAIAERWRPYRAYALFHLWTEATYPPRTPAIRPGQKRAAPAR; from the coding sequence GTGACTGCACACCTTTTCCTGGCGGCCAATGGGTTGATCGAGGCGGGGCCCATGGTGTCCCTGCTCGCAAACCACTTCATTCCAGGCTGTGAAATCCCCGGCCGCCAGGGGATGTCACACACGCGGTTGCTTCGTTCCTCGAGCGGCCACCACGCCGCCAGGCTGACCATCGGTTCACGCGGTGTCGACGTCCATACCTCCGCGCCCGAGGAAGACCATCCCGGCCTGACAGCGACGATCCGCCGTTGGCTGGATCTGGACGCTGACCTTGAGGCGGTCGCGCGGGCGTTCGAGCCGGATCCCCTGCTGGGGCCCCTGTCCAGCCGACGCCCCTGGCTGCGCGCAGTAGGTTATCCCGAGCCCTTCGAAGCTGCAATCATGACTGTCCTCGGCCAGCAGGTCTCCGTCAGCGCTGCGGGTACGTTTGCCGGGCGTCTCGCCGCTGCCTACGGCACCCCCGGTCCGTCCGGACTAACGATCTTCCCCACGCCTGACGTGCTCGCCGCTGCTCCGGCCGAGGAGCTACGCAGCGCCGTCGGCGTTACCCGCACCCGCGGAGCAACGGTGCAGCACGTAGCCCGGGCCTTCCGCGACGGACTCACCCTTGCTGGCGACCACACGGACGTCCGCGCGGCACTCCTGGCCATCCCCGGAATCGGCCAGTGGTCCGCCGACTATCTGGCGGTGCGGGTGCTTGGAGATCGGGACGCGTTCACGGCGGGTGACCTGGTGCTGCGCCGGGCGATGGGCAATCCAAGCATCCGCGAGGCCGAGGCAATTGCCGAGCGGTGGCGCCCGTACCGCGCGTACGCGTTGTTCCACTTGTGGACCGAAGCGACCTATCCACCGCGAACCCCTGCGATCAGACCCGGCCAGAAACGGGCCGCTCCCGCACGGTAG
- a CDS encoding glycerophosphodiester phosphodiesterase family protein: MLPYLLNTGPDGMQRPLALSHRGFSVDGLENSMTAFEAAVDLGFGYLEIDVRTTRDGAVMVFHDELLDRVCDAVGPLSERTLDELNKIRINGVEPIPTLEAVLTRWPDLKLNIDLKDDASVEPFVQLVERLGAHDRVLVASFSDRRRRRTLNLLSRRVASSAGQVSSALIWLSSPLGLTKRLARLARVDCLQLPVQHAGVTVLTGRFIRRCRAAGLPVHVWTVNDTDAMERLLTLGGGVDGLVSDRADHLAETMQRRGHWPQTA; the protein is encoded by the coding sequence ATGCTGCCGTACCTGCTCAACACCGGACCGGATGGGATGCAGCGGCCGCTTGCCCTGTCGCACCGCGGGTTCTCGGTCGACGGGCTGGAAAACTCGATGACGGCCTTTGAGGCTGCCGTGGATCTCGGATTCGGATACCTGGAAATCGACGTCCGGACCACGAGGGACGGCGCCGTGATGGTGTTCCACGATGAACTGCTGGACCGGGTGTGCGATGCGGTGGGCCCGCTGTCGGAGCGCACCCTGGACGAGCTGAACAAGATCCGGATCAACGGCGTCGAACCCATCCCCACCCTGGAGGCCGTCCTGACCCGATGGCCCGACCTGAAACTGAACATTGACCTCAAGGATGATGCCTCGGTGGAGCCGTTTGTCCAGCTCGTGGAGCGGCTGGGAGCCCATGACCGGGTACTGGTGGCTTCATTCTCCGACCGGAGGCGGCGGCGGACGCTGAACCTGCTGTCCCGCCGGGTGGCTTCCTCCGCCGGACAGGTGAGCTCGGCACTGATCTGGTTGTCGAGTCCGCTGGGCCTGACCAAACGCCTCGCCCGGCTCGCCCGGGTGGATTGTCTTCAGCTGCCGGTGCAGCACGCAGGCGTGACGGTGCTGACCGGCCGCTTTATCCGGCGGTGTCGCGCCGCCGGGCTACCGGTCCACGTCTGGACGGTCAATGACACCGACGCGATGGAGCGGCTTCTGACACTGGGCGGCGGCGTGGACGGCCTGGTCTCCGATCGTGCGGATCACCTGGCCGAAACGATGCAACGCCGGGGACACTGGCCGCAGACCGCCTGA
- a CDS encoding HAD family hydrolase, with amino-acid sequence MRLVASDMDGTIVGHDGRISPRTVEAFQACLDAGVEVVFVTGRPPRWLDPLREQLGHRGTVICSNGAVTYSLEDELVLSAHLLEHSNILAAREIILDLYPAASFAAETVDGFHIEHGFAEEGSVELLAGAVARPLAESLVGAGVIKFLAREREVLPDRFLDTVRPAVAHLVTATHSAPSIALLEMSTPGINKSVTLAEFAASRGISQADVVAFGDMPNDVQMLNWAGTGYAMASGHAEAIAAADLQAPAFEDDGVAQILEERLAKLGATR; translated from the coding sequence ATGCGTCTGGTCGCCAGCGATATGGATGGAACGATCGTCGGCCACGACGGCAGGATCAGCCCCAGGACAGTCGAAGCATTTCAGGCGTGCCTGGACGCGGGCGTTGAAGTGGTATTCGTCACCGGCCGCCCACCGCGCTGGCTTGATCCGCTGCGCGAACAGTTGGGTCACCGCGGAACGGTCATCTGCTCCAACGGTGCTGTTACGTACAGCCTGGAAGACGAGCTGGTACTGAGCGCCCACTTGTTGGAACACAGCAACATTCTGGCCGCCCGCGAGATCATTCTGGACCTCTATCCTGCGGCGTCCTTCGCTGCCGAGACGGTCGACGGATTCCACATCGAGCACGGGTTTGCCGAGGAAGGCTCGGTGGAGTTGCTCGCCGGCGCAGTGGCGCGGCCCCTGGCGGAATCCCTCGTCGGCGCGGGAGTCATCAAGTTCCTGGCGCGGGAACGCGAGGTGTTGCCGGACAGGTTCCTCGATACCGTGCGGCCCGCGGTCGCCCACCTGGTAACCGCCACCCATTCCGCCCCGAGCATTGCGCTGCTGGAAATGTCCACGCCCGGCATCAACAAGTCGGTCACCCTCGCTGAATTCGCGGCGAGCCGTGGCATCAGCCAGGCCGACGTCGTCGCCTTCGGCGACATGCCCAACGATGTGCAGATGCTGAACTGGGCGGGCACCGGCTACGCGATGGCGTCCGGGCACGCGGAGGCGATTGCTGCGGCGGACCTGCAGGCTCCGGCATTCGAGGACGACGGCGTCGCCCAGATTCTTGAGGAACGCCTCGCCAAGCTCGGGGCGACCCGCTAA
- a CDS encoding YbhB/YbcL family Raf kinase inhibitor-like protein, which translates to MTRDPYADLPPVPEFTLTSTDIENNQPLDAKHASGAMGIDGGKDVSPQLSWSGFPEGTKSFAVTVYDPDAPTASGFWHWAVFNLPVSTTSLPAGAGVDGSPDLPDSATQLKNDGGFTGFIGAAPPAGHGPHHYHVVVHAVDVERLEVPADGSNAYLGFNLFSHTLGRARLIPTFEQ; encoded by the coding sequence ATGACCCGTGACCCGTACGCAGACCTCCCCCCAGTCCCCGAGTTCACTCTGACCAGCACGGACATTGAGAACAACCAGCCGTTGGATGCGAAGCATGCCTCCGGGGCGATGGGTATCGACGGTGGGAAGGATGTGTCGCCGCAGCTGTCCTGGAGCGGGTTCCCGGAAGGGACCAAAAGCTTTGCGGTGACTGTCTACGACCCGGATGCCCCCACCGCCAGCGGCTTCTGGCACTGGGCGGTCTTCAACCTCCCCGTGTCCACCACGTCGCTGCCGGCGGGTGCCGGAGTGGATGGCAGTCCCGACCTGCCAGACAGTGCCACCCAGCTGAAGAACGACGGCGGCTTTACCGGTTTTATCGGTGCTGCGCCCCCGGCGGGACACGGCCCACACCACTATCACGTGGTGGTGCACGCAGTGGATGTGGAACGCCTTGAGGTGCCCGCTGACGGCAGTAACGCCTACCTCGGGTTCAACCTGTTTTCCCACACCCTCGGGCGGGCCCGCCTGATCCCCACCTTCGAGCAGTAG